A window of Roseburia hominis A2-183 genomic DNA:
GTGCTGATTGCACCGGCTACAGCAAACGTGATCGGCAAGATTGCGAACGGAATTGCAGACGACATGCTCACAACGACGGTGATGGCGTGTACCTGCAAGTGCCTGATCGCCCCGGCAATGAACCATAATATGTACCACAATCCGATTGTGCAGGACAATATCCGCAAGCTGGAGCATTACGGCTATGAGATGATTGAACCGGTGCGGGGGATGCTGGCGAACGGCGATACGGGAGACGGCAAACTGCCGTCCGAGGAAGAGCTGGCCGAGTATGTCTTAAGAGAACTTGCTGCGCCAAAGGACATGGCAGGATTAAAAATTCTTGTCACTGCAGGTCCGACACAGGAAGCGATTGACCCGGTGCGCTATATTACCAATCACTCCACAGGGAAGATGGGATATGCGATTGCGAGACGCGCCATGTACCGAGGGGCGGATGTGACACTTGTGACCGGACCGACAGCGTGCGAGCCGCCGCGGTTTGTGAATGTTGTTCCGGTTGTGACGGCGGCACAGATGTATGACGCGGTCATGAGCCGTGCAAAGGAGCAGGATATTATTGTCAAGGCGGCAGCGGTGGCGGATTACAGACCGGCATCTGTGGCGGAGGAGAAGATCAAGAAGTCCGATCGGGAAGCTTCGATCGAACTGGAACGCACACAGGATATACTGGCAGCTCTAGGGGCGGACAAAGGAAAGACGATACTGTGCGGGTTTTCCATGGAGACGGAGCACATGCTTGAGAATTCAAGAAAAAAGCTTCGCAAAAAGAATGTGGATCTGATCGCAGCCAATAATCTGAAGGTGGAAGGCGCCGGTTTCGGAACCGATACGAACGTGCTGACACTGATCACAGAGGACGGCGAGCGGGAACTGGCACGGATGAGTAAAGAGGAGGCAGCGGACGAGCTGCTTACGGAATTGTTAATAATAAGTAAAGGACGCGCGAAGGGGCAGTAGACACACGGTCATGTGCGCAGGCAGGGGACAGAGAGACGATGACGACAGTAAAGGTACAGAAGAACCAGATAATTGCCAAGCAGAAAGAGAAAGTAAAAAAATGGTATATCGTGCAGGAGGGTACTGTCATTCAGTGCAATTCCTACGCCAAGATTGTTCTTGGAAAAAATGCGGTGATTGGAATTTCTGAGGGCGACAGATATCTGTGTGATTATGTTGCGACCGAGGATTCCGTGCTGGCGGTGTTCAATTGTGAATCGGCGGAGGATTTAAAGGAGGCGATTCACGGGCAGGAGAGCATGCGCAGTATTCTGCTTCGGGCAGCACTCGGACAGCGGCAGATGCTTCTTAGAACCTATGCCGGTTTTACCAATCTGGTAAGGCAGTTTCACTCCTTTGCCGAGAATGAGTACAGCCAGTATGAGAATCTCTGCGCACAGTACCATCTGGACGAGCAGAGTTTTACGCGCATGGACAATTTCAAGCCGTTGGAGATGGTGCACCGGGCGGAGAACTGGGAGATAGGCAACAGTGCCAGCCTGACCGGAAGTTATTTAGAGGAGTATGTGCATCTGATGCAGCGGGACGATAATCTCTGCATCGGGGCGATCATGGAAGCCAGTTATCAGACCAGGCGTGTGACGCAGGGAATCATTGAGATGGTGGAATATCTCCGCTACAATCAGGATATTCTTCTGGCGGAATCGAAAAACGATCTTTTTAACCTGTTCTTTGCTCTGGCGATTCAGGCGCAGAAGAAAAATTATGATGTAAAGCCGCTTTTAAATGAGATGGACCGGATTGCCGAGGTAATCAAAAAGCTTGGCATCTACAGCGGAAAGCTGGTCGACATGCGGATGGAAGAATACCGTGGATACCATTTCGAGACAGAAGGTGCAGCGTATGAGACGCCGCAGGCACAGGATGGCGAGGAGGAAGAACCGCAGGAAGAGCGCAGTGAAGACTGCCTGGTTCATATCCTGACCTATGCGGATACCGAGCAGAGCGTCATTGAGGAGATGCAGGAGCTTGTGCAGAAGTACCGGGATCTGCCGGATATGTTTTCCACGGACGCGCAGACGTTTGCAATCCGCAAGCGGATCACACAGATTTTCTACGATACCTACTTAAAAGCGTTTATGCATACCGTAAAGGGGGAAAAAGAGCTTACCCCGATTGTGGAAATGTTTTTGAATTTCGGATTTATGGATGTGCAGATGGCCGGCGAGGAGAATGCCAATATTCTGTTCGATCTCACGGAGCATCTGGATGTCTGCAAATCTGACCATGTATACACGATTTTTGAATGGCTGCGCAGTGTTTATGACGGAAGAAACGAGCCGTCGAAAAATGAGTTCGATATGGATTATCCGGCATATCTTGCAGAGATGCGCAAGACCGGCAAGATTACGACAGAGCAGCAGAAGCATTTTATGTCCAACCGGGAGCTCAAAGTCAAGTTTGAGATTCAGAACATGTTCACGTCCGGAAACCGTGCGACCTATGGCAAGCTGTCCACGTTCTGCCCGATTTTAGGGGAGTATGATCTGATCAACTCCATTGAAAAGATGCTCGTGACGGCGCAGAAGCTGGACGAGTCACTGCACAAGATCCGCGACATCGATTTCTCCGCGTTCTATCGTGAAGTGCAGTTCTCGGATCCGGACAAGGGCATCAACCGCGAGATGATTATGAAGGAGATCATGCCGGACATCATTCTGATGCCGAATGCAGGAACACGCTCGATGATGTGGCAGGAGACAGCAGGCGTGCGAAGAGATACCTCGGCGCGTTTCCTGTTCCCGATTTTTACAGCGGTCGATATTGACGATATGATGGTCGATACGGTCGGAAGATACCGCTGGGAGATCTGCAGGAAGATTCAGGGTGTACACTGGAACGATATCCGTGAGAAGTCCCTGACGGCGGAGTATTGCGATTATCTGCAGTTCTACCGGAAGAACCGCGAACTTTCCGCCGAGGCGAAGGAGAAGATCAAGAGTGCGCTCTTGCGTGGAAGAAATAATTACCGTGAGGTCTTCGTCAAGGATTACCAGAACTGGATGAAGTATGAGTCGAAGGGAAGCTACCGCCTCAACAAGATCGCAAGAGAGATCCTGATTACCTATTGCCCGTTCGCAAAGCCGATCCGGGAGGAGTTAAAGGGGAATCCGATGTATGAGAGCGCTCTGCACCGCCTCGATCTTTTGAACGCGAAGACCGTGCAGCGTATCCAGGGAGTCTATGACAAGTATCAGAAAGCCGGAGGCAGGATCACGCAGGAGCTTACCGACAATCTCGAATATTATGAACTGTGATAAGATATGAACTGTGATAAGATAGAAAAAGCCAGGTGCGATGCACTTGGCTTTTTCTGAGGGGAGTATAAATAATTAATAAGGGGTATAAAATGATATGTTTTACATATCACAGCATTAGTATAGAACATTCTTTTTGAAAAAGCAATGCAAAACCACAAAAGCCATGTATATTTTCCGGGGAACATCAGATACTAACCATGCAGTAAGCAAATAAAAAGATTCGGCACGAGCACGTGCCGGGATGGAGGGCAACATGGCAAAAAACGAAAGTACACAGAATTCGACTTCTAATTGCAGAGACGGTTATGAGAACAGCTACGAGAACAACGCGGGAAGCGGTTCCAACAGCGCAA
This region includes:
- the coaBC gene encoding bifunctional phosphopantothenoylcysteine decarboxylase/phosphopantothenate--cysteine ligase CoaBC; translation: MNKQSEKPRGLLSGKTVLLCVTGGIAAYKMPNVARMLKKLGCNVHVLMTQNATNFITATTFETLTANKCLIDTFDRNFEFSVEHVALAKQADLVLIAPATANVIGKIANGIADDMLTTTVMACTCKCLIAPAMNHNMYHNPIVQDNIRKLEHYGYEMIEPVRGMLANGDTGDGKLPSEEELAEYVLRELAAPKDMAGLKILVTAGPTQEAIDPVRYITNHSTGKMGYAIARRAMYRGADVTLVTGPTACEPPRFVNVVPVVTAAQMYDAVMSRAKEQDIIVKAAAVADYRPASVAEEKIKKSDREASIELERTQDILAALGADKGKTILCGFSMETEHMLENSRKKLRKKNVDLIAANNLKVEGAGFGTDTNVLTLITEDGERELARMSKEEAADELLTELLIISKGRAKGQ
- a CDS encoding cyclic nucleotide-binding domain-containing protein, encoding MTTVKVQKNQIIAKQKEKVKKWYIVQEGTVIQCNSYAKIVLGKNAVIGISEGDRYLCDYVATEDSVLAVFNCESAEDLKEAIHGQESMRSILLRAALGQRQMLLRTYAGFTNLVRQFHSFAENEYSQYENLCAQYHLDEQSFTRMDNFKPLEMVHRAENWEIGNSASLTGSYLEEYVHLMQRDDNLCIGAIMEASYQTRRVTQGIIEMVEYLRYNQDILLAESKNDLFNLFFALAIQAQKKNYDVKPLLNEMDRIAEVIKKLGIYSGKLVDMRMEEYRGYHFETEGAAYETPQAQDGEEEEPQEERSEDCLVHILTYADTEQSVIEEMQELVQKYRDLPDMFSTDAQTFAIRKRITQIFYDTYLKAFMHTVKGEKELTPIVEMFLNFGFMDVQMAGEENANILFDLTEHLDVCKSDHVYTIFEWLRSVYDGRNEPSKNEFDMDYPAYLAEMRKTGKITTEQQKHFMSNRELKVKFEIQNMFTSGNRATYGKLSTFCPILGEYDLINSIEKMLVTAQKLDESLHKIRDIDFSAFYREVQFSDPDKGINREMIMKEIMPDIILMPNAGTRSMMWQETAGVRRDTSARFLFPIFTAVDIDDMMVDTVGRYRWEICRKIQGVHWNDIREKSLTAEYCDYLQFYRKNRELSAEAKEKIKSALLRGRNNYREVFVKDYQNWMKYESKGSYRLNKIAREILITYCPFAKPIREELKGNPMYESALHRLDLLNAKTVQRIQGVYDKYQKAGGRITQELTDNLEYYEL